The DNA segment GGGAGAGGCGGCAGGCGCGGCTCGCGACGCCCCGCATCCCAAACGGAACCCGCTGAGGGCGGAAGGGACGGGCGCCGGCGAGGGCCTCGCGGCAGGGGACGACGCGGACGCGGCGACGGAGACGGCCCGCCGGGATTCTCGCCTGGCGACGGTCGCGGACGCGGAGGCCAACACGGCGGCGGGCAGCCGCCCATGGGCGAACCGGGTGGAATGCGCTCGGAGCCGCGCATGGCGCTGGGGTCGAGCCAGCAGGTCTTGCGTCGTCTGGCGGCCTATGCGCTGCCGCATTGGCGGCTCGCGGCGGGGACGCTTGTGGTCACCCTGCTGGCCACGGCGGCCGAATTGGCGATTCCAAAGGTGCTGGAACAAGTGGTGGACAACGGACTGAAGGAGGGCTTGATCGCCGTCTTGATCGTGCTGGCGGCGATCGTGGTGGCGCTGACGGCCGTGAAGGGCACGGCGCAGTTCGGGCGCCAGTTCGCCTCCGAGTGGCTGGGCCAGCGGGTCGTGTTCACGATGCGCAACCAGCTTTATCGACATGTCCAGAGCCTGTCGTTTGGCTATCACGACCGCGCGCGCACCGGCGAGTTGATGTCCCGGACGACGAGTGACGTCGAGCGAGTGCGCCGCTTCGTGTCAATGGGCGCGTTCCAGCTCGTGCAAATCGCGCTGCTGCTCGTGGGCGCCGCCGTGATGCTGCTGGTCACCGATTGGCAACTGGCCCTGCTGTCGCTGCTCACCGTGCCGGTGATGGCGGTGCTGGCGGTGACATTCGCGCACCGCATCCGCCCGCTGTTTCAGGCAGTGCAGGAGGCGTGGGCGGACCTGAACGCCACGGTGCAGGAAAACCTGGCGGGCGCGCGCGTGGTGCGGGCCTTCGCCCAGGAAGAAATGCAGCGGGCGCGGTTCGAGCCGGTCAACAAGGAGGTCACCGACCGCAACGTGGAGGTGATGCGGCTGTTCGCGATGCGCATGCCGCTCTTCACAGCCGTGCTCGGCCTGGGCCAGGTGGCGGTGCTGTGGTACGGCGGATGGAAGGTGATCGAGGGCGAGGCGACCATCGGCGCCCTGTTGGCGTTCAACGGCTATCTGCTCCTGCTGATGATGCCCGTGCGCATGCTGGGCATGACCATCAACAGCTTTGCGCGGGCGGTGGCCTCGGGCAATCGCATCTTCGAGGTCCTGGACGAGCACTC comes from the Chloroflexota bacterium genome and includes:
- a CDS encoding ABC transporter ATP-binding protein, which produces MALGSSQQVLRRLAAYALPHWRLAAGTLVVTLLATAAELAIPKVLEQVVDNGLKEGLIAVLIVLAAIVVALTAVKGTAQFGRQFASEWLGQRVVFTMRNQLYRHVQSLSFGYHDRARTGELMSRTTSDVERVRRFVSMGAFQLVQIALLLVGAAVMLLVTDWQLALLSLLTVPVMAVLAVTFAHRIRPLFQAVQEAWADLNATVQENLAGARVVRAFAQEEMQRARFEPVNKEVTDRNVEVMRLFAMRMPLFTAVLGLGQVAVLWYGGWKVIEGEATIGALLAFNGYLLLLMMPVRMLGMTINSFARAVASGNRIFEVLDEHSEVQEAADAVALDEVRGELRFDGVSFEYEGQQVLDDLSFRVRPGEALGIVGGTGSGKSTIINLLPRFYDPSSGRVLVDDVDVRQARLASLRGQIGIVHQEPFVFATSLRENIAYGRPGATDQQVEAAARAAQIHDFVAGLPQGYATSVGERGVTLSGGQKQRIAIARALLLDPRILVLDESTSSVDTWTERAIQEALADAQRGRTTLIISQRIRSVRDAAEIIVLEQGRIVQRGRHEELIEQEGLYRDMWLTQEAEAEELRDAQAAPAAPSQGGAG